One window from the genome of Streptomyces sp. NBC_00708 encodes:
- a CDS encoding RidA family protein, translating into MTDKTALTPSTHTTPPAKFSHGVRKGNILQVAGQVGFLPAVEGQAPTPAGPTLREQTLQTFANVKAILEEGGASWDDVMMMRVYLTDVDHFAEMNEIYNAYFAEQNLKEAPAARTTVYVGLPKGLLIEIDALAVLG; encoded by the coding sequence ATGACCGACAAGACCGCGCTCACCCCCAGCACCCACACCACCCCGCCGGCGAAGTTCTCGCACGGCGTGCGCAAGGGCAACATCCTCCAGGTCGCCGGCCAGGTCGGCTTCCTGCCCGCCGTGGAGGGCCAGGCGCCCACCCCCGCCGGCCCCACCCTGCGCGAGCAGACCCTCCAGACCTTCGCCAACGTCAAGGCGATCCTGGAGGAGGGCGGCGCGAGCTGGGACGACGTGATGATGATGCGCGTCTACCTCACGGACGTGGACCACTTCGCCGAGATGAACGAGATCTACAACGCGTACTTCGCCGAGCAGAACCTCAAGGAGGCGCCGGCCGCGCGCACCACGGTCTACGTCGGCCTCCCCAAGGGCCTGCTCATCGAGATCGACGCCCTCGCCGTCCTGGGCTGA
- a CDS encoding sugar kinase, producing MSGTTPADVVCLGESMVTFLPSRPGRLADVPSFARGIGGAESNVACALAAAGHRAAWVSRVGADGFGDHLVEAVAAYGVDTSFVRRDPSRPTGIYFRTATDRATDVHEVAYYRAGSAASAMSPATVPADGLPAGRILHLSGITAALSADCLALLHELTAPREDRPLISFDVNFRPGLWRGESPAVLLDLARRADVVFVGEDEAESAWGVVGAAAIREALPEPGVVVVKRGADGVTVFSHEPGPRPGPRASNAGGAEEATHVPALHVDVVAPVGAGDAFAAGFLSATLRGLPVRDRARHGHLMAAAVLTVPGDLTEPPARERADRLAALDDDAWGRLRLGPGWTGDDTEVRTT from the coding sequence GTGTCCGGAACCACGCCCGCCGACGTCGTGTGCCTCGGTGAGTCCATGGTGACGTTCCTGCCCTCGCGGCCCGGACGCCTCGCCGACGTGCCGTCCTTCGCCCGGGGGATCGGCGGCGCCGAGTCCAACGTGGCCTGCGCGCTCGCGGCGGCCGGGCACCGGGCGGCCTGGGTGAGCAGGGTCGGCGCGGACGGCTTCGGCGACCACCTCGTGGAGGCGGTCGCCGCGTACGGGGTGGACACGTCCTTCGTGCGGCGCGATCCCTCGCGGCCGACGGGCATCTACTTCCGTACGGCCACGGACCGGGCCACGGACGTCCACGAGGTGGCGTACTACCGGGCCGGGTCCGCGGCCTCCGCGATGTCGCCCGCCACCGTGCCGGCCGACGGGCTGCCCGCCGGGCGGATCCTGCACCTCTCCGGCATCACGGCCGCGCTGTCGGCGGACTGCCTGGCGCTGCTCCACGAGCTGACCGCGCCCCGGGAGGACCGGCCCCTGATCTCGTTCGACGTGAACTTCCGGCCGGGGCTGTGGCGGGGGGAGTCGCCTGCGGTGCTGCTCGATCTGGCGCGGCGGGCGGATGTGGTGTTCGTGGGGGAGGACGAGGCGGAGTCGGCGTGGGGGGTGGTGGGCGCCGCCGCGATCCGGGAGGCGCTGCCGGAGCCGGGGGTGGTCGTGGTGAAGCGGGGCGCCGACGGGGTGACGGTGTTCTCTCATGAACCGGGGCCCCGCCCCGGACCCCGCGCCTCAAACGCCGGCGGGGCTGAAGAGGCCACCCATGTTCCCGCCCTCCACGTCGACGTCGTCGCCCCCGTCGGCGCCGGCGACGCCTTCGCCGCCGGATTCCTCTCCGCCACCCTCCGCGGACTCCCCGTCCGCGACCGCGCCAGGCACGGCCACCTCATGGCCGCCGCCGTCCTCACCGTCCCCGGCGACCTCACCGAGCCCCCCGCCCGCGAGCGCGCGGACCGGCTCGCGGCCCTGGACGACGACGCGTGGGGGAGACTGCGTCTCGGCCCCGGCTGGACGGGGGACGACACGGAGGTACGTACGACATGA
- a CDS encoding serine protease yields MKKPLVGALFAVLLLGAGIAPATAATSHGAAPAGTVGAAAPSGHTAVKAEKAIRAKAVNFAGTVALSNCSGSVVRTPASQPSDPALVLSNGHCLETGFPAPGAVVFNRSSSRSFTLLNASGSGVGTVRASKIAYGTMTDTDISVYQLTSTYAQIESRYGIKALELSTTHPVAGTAITVASGYWKRLYSCNVDGFVYRLKEGDWTWKDSVRYTSACQTIGGTSGSPVIDNATGKVVAVNNTGNEDGQRCTDNNPCEVDESGQVTVRQGINYAQETYGIAACIGTGNVFDLNRAGCALPKP; encoded by the coding sequence ATGAAAAAGCCTCTCGTCGGTGCGCTCTTCGCGGTGCTGCTCCTCGGAGCCGGCATCGCACCCGCGACCGCGGCCACGAGCCACGGCGCGGCACCGGCCGGCACGGTCGGAGCTGCGGCTCCGTCCGGTCACACCGCGGTCAAGGCCGAGAAGGCGATACGGGCCAAGGCGGTCAACTTCGCCGGGACCGTGGCGCTCAGCAACTGCTCCGGCTCGGTCGTCCGCACGCCCGCCTCGCAGCCGAGTGACCCCGCTCTGGTGCTGTCCAACGGGCACTGCCTGGAGACCGGCTTCCCGGCCCCCGGCGCAGTCGTGTTCAACCGCTCGTCCAGCCGCAGCTTCACCCTGCTCAACGCGTCGGGCAGCGGCGTCGGCACGGTCCGGGCCAGCAAGATCGCGTACGGGACGATGACGGACACCGACATCTCGGTGTACCAGCTGACCTCCACGTACGCCCAGATCGAGAGCCGCTACGGCATCAAGGCGCTGGAGCTGAGCACCACGCACCCCGTCGCGGGCACCGCGATCACCGTCGCGTCCGGGTACTGGAAGCGTCTGTACAGCTGCAACGTCGACGGGTTCGTCTACCGCCTCAAGGAGGGCGACTGGACCTGGAAGGACTCGGTCCGCTACACCTCCGCCTGCCAGACCATCGGCGGCACCTCCGGCTCGCCGGTGATCGACAACGCCACCGGCAAGGTCGTCGCCGTCAACAACACGGGCAACGAGGACGGCCAGCGCTGCACGGACAACAACCCGTGCGAGGTCGACGAGAGCGGGCAGGTGACGGTCCGCCAGGGCATCAACTACGCCCAGGAGACCTACGGCATCGCCGCGTGCATCGGCACCGGCAACGTCTTCGACCTGAACCGTGCGGGGTGTGCGCTGCCCAAGCCGTGA
- a CDS encoding amino acid deaminase, with product MAAAHHVTALADEPVDHRFKGLPPDAEGLTVGALAAERRSLFDGGFTTPVLALSAENVEHNLALLETYAERHGLAFAPHGKTSMSPQLFARQLEHGAWGITAAVPHQARVYRAFGIGRIFLANELVDAAALRWLAGELDADPDFSFVCYVDSVRGVELMDEALRAAGASRPVDVVVELGAGEGARTGARTEADCAAVADAVAGAATLRLAGVAGYEGEVPEASGDRVRAWLRRLVALAADFDAAGRFAALGDGERIVISAGGSAWFDAVADVFAEIPELSAPVLKLLRSGAYVSHDDGHYRHLTPFNRVPEEGALQPAFRLWAQVVSRPSAGQAFLNAGKRDAAYDLDLPEAQVVRSGRDGSVRPADGITVTGLSDQHTWVRTDDGARLEVGDWVGMGLSHPCTSFDKWQLIPLVEADGTVTDFVRTFF from the coding sequence ATGGCCGCCGCGCACCACGTGACCGCTCTCGCCGACGAACCGGTCGACCACCGGTTCAAGGGCCTCCCGCCCGACGCCGAGGGCCTGACCGTCGGTGCCCTGGCCGCCGAGCGCCGCAGCCTCTTCGACGGCGGTTTCACCACCCCCGTGCTCGCCCTGTCCGCCGAGAACGTGGAGCACAACCTCGCGCTCCTGGAGACGTACGCCGAGCGCCACGGCCTCGCGTTCGCCCCGCACGGCAAGACCTCGATGTCCCCGCAGCTGTTCGCCCGCCAGCTGGAGCACGGCGCGTGGGGCATCACGGCGGCCGTCCCCCACCAGGCGCGCGTCTACCGCGCGTTCGGGATCGGGCGGATCTTCCTCGCCAACGAGCTGGTCGACGCCGCCGCGCTGCGCTGGCTGGCGGGCGAGCTGGACGCCGACCCGGACTTCTCCTTCGTCTGCTACGTGGACTCCGTGCGCGGGGTCGAGCTGATGGACGAGGCCCTGCGGGCGGCGGGCGCCTCCCGCCCGGTCGACGTGGTGGTGGAGCTGGGCGCGGGCGAGGGCGCGCGCACCGGCGCCCGGACCGAGGCGGACTGCGCGGCCGTGGCCGACGCTGTGGCCGGGGCGGCGACCCTGCGCCTGGCCGGCGTGGCGGGCTACGAGGGCGAGGTGCCGGAGGCGTCCGGCGACCGGGTCCGCGCCTGGCTGCGCCGGCTGGTCGCGCTGGCCGCCGACTTCGACGCGGCGGGCCGCTTCGCAGCGCTGGGGGACGGGGAGCGCATCGTGATCAGCGCCGGCGGCAGCGCGTGGTTCGACGCGGTGGCGGACGTGTTCGCCGAGATCCCCGAGCTCTCCGCCCCCGTACTCAAGCTGCTGCGCTCGGGGGCGTATGTCTCGCACGACGACGGGCACTACCGTCACCTCACCCCGTTCAACCGGGTGCCCGAGGAGGGCGCGCTGCAGCCGGCGTTCCGGCTGTGGGCCCAGGTGGTGTCGCGCCCGTCGGCCGGGCAGGCGTTCCTCAACGCGGGCAAGCGGGACGCGGCGTACGACCTGGACCTGCCCGAGGCGCAGGTCGTGCGCTCGGGCCGGGACGGCTCGGTGCGCCCTGCCGACGGGATCACCGTGACCGGCCTGTCCGACCAGCACACCTGGGTCCGCACGGACGACGGCGCCCGGCTGGAGGTCGGGGACTGGGTGGGGATGGGCCTGTCCCACCCGTGCACGAGCTTCGACAAGTGGCAGCTGATCCCGCTCGTGGAGGCGGACGGCACGGTCACGGACTTCGTCCGCACGTTCTTCTGA
- a CDS encoding GntP family permease, which translates to MQLAAGPTPAETPPHTGGLLLLIDGTAGLLTVAALGIALLLFLIIKVRLQPFVALLAVSIAVGLGAGLSVTELFGTVQKSAAVSVIESGMGGILGHVAIIIGLGTMLGAILEVSGGAEVLSARLLRLFGEKRAPLAMGLTGLIFGIPVFFDVGIFVLAPIVYAAAKRSGKSILLYSMPLLAGLSMTHAFLPPHPGPVAAAGLFHVSLGWVILMGALVGIPSVLAAWGYAAWIGKRIFVDVPQDMVEAAEEAKAAVVAEQRAAGVTPHEAPVALSTVLAIIGTPLVLILAATFSSIAMDPSTGRSVIEFFGNPFVALTIALLLAYYLLGIRRGWSRKSLESVSTSSLKPVGNILLVVGAGGIFGAVLKGSGIADALADTFNDVGLPVILLAWLISAVLRVAQGSATVAIVTTAGIVVPLVENQGFSQAHLALIIMAISAGSIIASHVNDGGFWMVSKYFGISERDTLKSWTVLETVLSVAGFVVAALLSLVI; encoded by the coding sequence ATGCAGCTCGCCGCAGGCCCCACCCCCGCCGAGACGCCACCCCACACCGGTGGACTCCTCCTCCTGATCGACGGCACAGCCGGTCTGCTGACCGTCGCCGCCCTCGGTATCGCGCTCCTCCTCTTCCTGATCATCAAGGTCAGGCTCCAGCCGTTCGTCGCGCTGCTCGCGGTGTCCATAGCCGTCGGCCTGGGTGCGGGGCTCTCGGTCACCGAACTCTTCGGCACCGTGCAGAAGTCCGCCGCCGTCTCCGTCATCGAGTCCGGCATGGGCGGCATCCTCGGCCATGTCGCGATCATCATCGGCCTCGGTACGATGCTCGGCGCGATCCTGGAGGTCTCCGGCGGCGCCGAGGTGCTGAGCGCCCGGCTGCTGCGGCTCTTCGGCGAGAAGCGCGCCCCGCTCGCGATGGGCCTGACCGGTCTGATCTTCGGCATCCCGGTCTTCTTCGACGTCGGCATCTTCGTCCTCGCACCGATCGTCTACGCCGCCGCCAAGCGGTCCGGAAAATCGATCCTGCTGTACTCGATGCCGCTGCTCGCGGGGCTCTCCATGACCCACGCGTTCCTGCCGCCGCACCCCGGCCCCGTCGCCGCCGCCGGACTGTTCCACGTCTCGCTCGGCTGGGTCATCCTGATGGGCGCCCTCGTCGGCATCCCGTCCGTGCTCGCCGCCTGGGGCTACGCCGCCTGGATCGGCAAGCGGATCTTCGTGGACGTCCCGCAGGACATGGTGGAGGCCGCCGAGGAGGCGAAGGCCGCCGTCGTCGCCGAGCAGCGGGCCGCCGGGGTCACCCCGCACGAGGCCCCCGTCGCGCTCTCCACCGTGCTGGCCATCATCGGCACCCCGCTGGTGCTGATCCTCGCCGCCACGTTCTCCTCCATCGCGATGGACCCCTCGACCGGCCGCTCGGTCATCGAGTTCTTCGGGAACCCCTTCGTCGCCCTGACGATCGCGCTGCTGCTCGCGTACTACCTGCTCGGCATCCGGCGCGGCTGGTCCCGCAAGTCCCTGGAATCCGTGTCCACTTCCTCGCTGAAGCCGGTCGGCAACATCCTGCTCGTCGTCGGCGCGGGCGGCATCTTCGGCGCCGTCCTCAAGGGCAGCGGCATCGCGGACGCGCTCGCCGACACCTTCAACGACGTCGGACTGCCCGTCATCCTGCTCGCCTGGCTGATCTCGGCCGTGCTGCGCGTCGCCCAGGGCTCGGCGACCGTCGCCATCGTCACCACCGCCGGCATCGTGGTCCCGCTCGTCGAGAACCAGGGCTTCTCGCAGGCCCACCTCGCGCTGATCATCATGGCGATCTCGGCCGGCTCGATCATCGCCTCGCACGTCAACGACGGCGGCTTCTGGATGGTGTCGAAGTACTTCGGCATCTCCGAACGCGACACCCTGAAGTCCTGGACCGTGCTCGAAACCGTCCTGTCCGTCGCCGGGTTCGTCGTCGCCGCGCTCCTCAGCCTGGTGATCTAG
- a CDS encoding DUF1206 domain-containing protein: protein MNISATASKGRGKARQAGNSTAVEAAGRAGFVARGVIYFLVGLLALRIAFNGGDSDGKGGGGKQADRGGALAEIAQKPFGHVLLWVLGIALVGMALWRLSEAAFGAAGPDGDKATKRLASGGRAVFYGFVAYSVLSFAAGDKGSGSGKGDARSQDVTARVLDLPGGRWLVGAAGVGIACAGLWIAGRAALRKFHKHLRMDDMSPAVRRAVDTTGIFGGISRGLVFAVAGGFAVSAAVKARSGEAKGMDDTLRTFSATPAGPWLLGLIAVGLVAFGLFSLANARWRRI, encoded by the coding sequence ATGAATATCTCTGCGACAGCCTCGAAGGGCCGGGGAAAGGCCCGGCAGGCGGGAAACAGCACCGCCGTGGAAGCGGCCGGCCGCGCGGGCTTCGTGGCACGCGGGGTCATCTACTTCCTCGTCGGTCTCCTCGCCCTGCGCATCGCGTTCAACGGCGGCGACAGCGACGGCAAGGGCGGCGGCGGGAAGCAGGCGGACCGGGGCGGGGCACTCGCGGAGATCGCGCAGAAGCCCTTCGGTCACGTCCTGCTGTGGGTCCTGGGCATCGCGCTCGTGGGCATGGCCCTGTGGCGGCTGTCCGAGGCGGCCTTCGGCGCGGCGGGCCCGGACGGGGACAAGGCCACCAAGCGGCTGGCCTCCGGCGGGCGGGCCGTCTTCTACGGCTTCGTCGCCTACTCGGTGCTGTCGTTCGCGGCCGGCGACAAGGGCAGCGGCAGCGGCAAGGGCGACGCCCGCTCGCAGGACGTCACGGCCCGGGTGCTGGACCTGCCGGGCGGGCGCTGGCTGGTGGGCGCGGCCGGTGTGGGCATCGCCTGTGCGGGTCTGTGGATCGCGGGCCGGGCGGCGCTGCGGAAGTTCCACAAGCACCTGCGGATGGACGACATGTCCCCGGCCGTGCGGCGGGCCGTGGACACCACCGGGATCTTCGGCGGTATCAGCCGGGGTCTGGTCTTCGCGGTCGCCGGAGGTTTCGCGGTGTCGGCGGCGGTGAAGGCGCGTTCCGGCGAGGCGAAGGGCATGGACGACACCCTGCGGACCTTCAGCGCGACCCCGGCCGGCCCGTGGCTGCTGGGCCTGATAGCCGTCGGCCTGGTCGCCTTCGGTCTCTTCTCCCTCGCCAACGCGCGGTGGCGCAGGATCTGA
- a CDS encoding pyridoxal phosphate-dependent aminotransferase: MQVIQSTKLANVCYEIRGPVLEEAMRLEAAGHRILKLNTGNPAAFGFECPPEILEDILRNLSGAHGYGDAKGLLSARRAVMQHYQTKGIDLDVEDVYLGNGVSELIQMSMQALLDDGDEVLVPAPDYPLWTASVSLAGGTAVHYRCDEQSDWMPDLADIERKITDRTKAMVIINPNNPTGAVYDDEMLRGLTEIARRHNLVVCSDEIYDRILYDGATHTPTATIAPDLMVLTFNGLSKNYRVAGYRSGWMAVCGPKAHASSYIEGLTILANMRLCANMPSQHAVATALGGRQSINDLVLPGGRILEQRDAAYDLLTQIPGVTCVKPKGALYLFPRLDPKVYKIKDDRQMVLDLLRAEKIMVVQGTGFNWPDPDHFRVVTLPSTEDLTDAIGRIARFLDGYSQV; this comes from the coding sequence ATGCAGGTCATCCAGTCCACGAAGCTCGCCAACGTCTGCTACGAGATCCGCGGCCCCGTGCTCGAGGAGGCGATGCGGCTGGAGGCGGCCGGGCATCGCATCCTCAAGCTGAACACCGGCAACCCCGCCGCGTTCGGCTTCGAGTGCCCGCCCGAGATCCTTGAGGACATCCTGCGCAACCTCTCCGGGGCGCACGGCTACGGCGACGCGAAGGGGCTGCTGTCCGCGCGCCGGGCGGTGATGCAGCACTACCAGACCAAGGGCATCGACCTGGACGTCGAGGACGTCTATCTGGGCAACGGCGTCTCCGAGCTGATCCAGATGTCGATGCAGGCGCTGCTCGACGACGGCGACGAGGTGCTGGTCCCGGCCCCGGACTACCCGCTGTGGACGGCCTCGGTCTCGCTGGCCGGCGGCACCGCCGTGCACTACCGCTGCGACGAGCAGTCCGACTGGATGCCCGACCTCGCCGATATCGAGCGGAAGATCACCGACCGCACCAAGGCCATGGTGATCATCAACCCGAACAACCCGACGGGCGCCGTCTACGACGACGAGATGCTGCGCGGGCTGACGGAGATCGCCCGCCGGCACAACCTGGTCGTCTGCTCCGACGAGATCTACGACCGCATCCTGTACGACGGCGCCACGCACACGCCCACCGCCACGATCGCCCCCGATCTGATGGTGCTCACCTTCAACGGGCTGTCCAAGAACTACCGCGTGGCCGGGTACCGCTCGGGCTGGATGGCGGTCTGCGGACCCAAGGCGCACGCCTCCTCGTACATCGAGGGGCTGACGATCCTGGCCAACATGCGACTGTGCGCCAACATGCCGTCGCAGCACGCCGTCGCCACGGCGCTGGGCGGCCGGCAGTCGATCAACGACCTGGTGCTGCCGGGCGGCCGCATTCTGGAGCAGCGCGACGCGGCGTACGACCTGCTGACGCAGATCCCGGGCGTGACCTGCGTGAAGCCGAAGGGGGCGCTGTACCTCTTCCCGCGGCTCGACCCGAAGGTGTACAAGATCAAGGACGACCGCCAGATGGTCCTGGATCTGCTGCGGGCCGAGAAGATCATGGTGGTCCAGGGCACGGGCTTCAACTGGCCGGATCCCGACCACTTCCGCGTGGTGACACTGCCCTCGACGGAGGACCTGACGGACGCGATCGGCCGGATCGCCCGCTTCCTGGACGGCTACAGCCAGGTGTAG
- a CDS encoding D-aminoacylase — protein MDLVIRDAAVIDGTATPSYRADVAVTDGRIAEIHREDSPGPRPTGTRTVDADGLALSPGFIDMHAHSDLALLRDPDHSAKAAQGVTLEVLGQDGLSYAPVDDRTLAQVRRSISGWNGDGEDIDFDWRTVGGYLDRLDRQGIAVNAAYLIPQGTVRMYAVGWDDRPATGAELDRMRQLVDQGMREGAVGMSSGLTYTPGMYADDAELTALCRVVAAHGGYYCPHHRSYGAGALEAYEEMVRLTRSAGCSLHLAHATMNFGVNEGRAPDLLALLDNALDAGADISLDTYPYTPGCTTLVAMLPSWASEGGPEAVLARLADADTAARIRHDLEITGSDGCHGVPIEWDTIEISGTGAPALAGYVGRTVAESAELRGEEPWVTARRLLVEDRLGTTILQHVGHEENVRQIMRHRVHTGGSDGILQGDKPHPRAYGTFPHYLGRYARELGILSLEECVAHLTSRPAARLRLPDRGLVREGYRADLVLFDPATVAAGSTFEEPRALPTGIPHVLIDGRFVIEDGRRTQVLAGRSVRSAAASA, from the coding sequence ATGGACCTCGTCATCCGCGACGCGGCCGTCATCGACGGCACCGCCACCCCCTCCTACCGCGCCGACGTGGCCGTCACCGACGGCCGCATCGCGGAGATCCACCGCGAGGACTCCCCCGGCCCCCGCCCCACGGGGACCCGCACCGTGGACGCCGACGGCCTCGCCCTGTCCCCCGGCTTCATCGACATGCACGCCCACAGCGACCTGGCGCTGCTGCGGGACCCCGACCACAGCGCGAAGGCCGCCCAGGGCGTCACGCTGGAGGTCCTCGGCCAGGACGGCCTGTCGTACGCGCCGGTCGACGACCGCACGCTCGCCCAGGTCCGCCGCTCCATCTCCGGGTGGAACGGCGACGGCGAGGACATCGACTTCGACTGGCGCACCGTCGGCGGCTACCTGGACCGTCTGGACCGCCAGGGCATCGCCGTCAACGCCGCCTACCTCATCCCGCAGGGCACGGTCCGGATGTACGCGGTCGGCTGGGACGACCGGCCCGCCACCGGCGCCGAACTGGACCGGATGCGCCAACTCGTCGACCAGGGCATGCGCGAGGGCGCCGTCGGCATGTCCTCGGGCCTCACCTACACCCCCGGCATGTACGCGGACGACGCCGAACTCACCGCGCTCTGCCGGGTGGTGGCCGCGCACGGCGGCTACTACTGCCCGCACCACCGGTCGTACGGCGCCGGCGCGCTGGAGGCGTACGAGGAGATGGTGCGGCTCACCCGCAGCGCGGGCTGTTCCCTGCACCTGGCCCACGCCACCATGAACTTCGGGGTCAACGAGGGCCGCGCCCCCGATCTGCTCGCCCTCCTGGACAACGCGCTCGACGCGGGCGCCGACATCTCCCTCGACACCTACCCGTACACCCCGGGCTGCACGACCCTGGTGGCCATGCTGCCCAGCTGGGCGAGCGAGGGCGGCCCCGAGGCGGTCCTGGCCCGGCTGGCCGACGCGGACACGGCAGCCCGCATCCGCCACGACCTGGAGATCACCGGGTCGGACGGCTGCCACGGGGTGCCGATCGAGTGGGACACCATCGAGATCTCCGGCACCGGCGCCCCCGCCCTCGCCGGGTACGTCGGCCGTACGGTGGCCGAGTCGGCGGAACTGCGGGGCGAGGAACCCTGGGTGACCGCGCGGCGGCTGCTGGTGGAGGACCGGCTCGGGACGACGATCCTCCAGCACGTGGGCCACGAGGAGAACGTCCGGCAGATCATGCGCCACCGCGTGCACACCGGCGGCAGCGACGGCATCCTCCAGGGCGACAAGCCGCACCCCCGCGCGTACGGCACCTTTCCCCACTACCTGGGCCGCTACGCACGCGAACTGGGCATCCTCTCCCTGGAGGAGTGCGTCGCCCACCTCACCTCCCGCCCGGCGGCCCGGCTGCGGCTCCCGGACCGGGGGCTCGTACGCGAGGGCTACCGCGCCGACCTGGTCCTCTTCGACCCGGCGACGGTCGCGGCGGGCTCGACGTTCGAGGAGCCGCGCGCCCTGCCGACGGGCATCCCGCACGTGCTGATCGACGGCCGCTTCGTGATCGAGGACGGCAGGCGTACACAGGTGCTGGCGGGGCGTTCGGTGCGCTCGGCGGCGGCCTCGGCGTAG
- a CDS encoding arylamine N-acetyltransferase: MTSDAAHALDLDAYLDRIHWSGERRPTAAVLRSVHRAHALAVTFENLDPVLGTVPSLALADLEAKIVRGGRGGYCYEQNTLFAAALRALGFGVTLLAARVVLGAAPGDVRPRTHMLMEVRVPGEPDPYLADVGFGGAGSLLEPVPLVPDAEVRDAPRHHRLVRLPHDGPLDLWELRARTRDGEWERQYAFTREPFEAPDYEVINWHIATNPRSPFSRMLYVQRTTGSAHLALAGRTLVVTPHDRGAARKRELADTAEVARVLAEDFALRLPEGARLPG, from the coding sequence ATGACCAGCGACGCCGCTCACGCACTCGACCTCGACGCCTACCTCGACCGCATCCACTGGAGCGGGGAGCGCCGGCCCACCGCCGCCGTGCTGCGTTCCGTGCACCGGGCGCACGCACTGGCCGTCACCTTCGAGAATCTGGACCCCGTCCTCGGCACCGTGCCCTCGCTCGCCCTCGCCGATCTGGAGGCCAAGATTGTCCGAGGGGGCCGAGGCGGGTACTGCTACGAGCAGAACACCCTGTTCGCCGCGGCGCTGCGGGCCCTCGGCTTCGGGGTCACCCTGCTCGCCGCCCGGGTGGTGCTGGGCGCGGCCCCCGGGGACGTCCGGCCGCGCACCCACATGCTCATGGAGGTCCGGGTGCCGGGCGAGCCGGACCCGTATCTCGCCGACGTCGGCTTCGGGGGGGCCGGCTCGCTGCTGGAGCCGGTCCCGCTGGTGCCGGACGCGGAGGTGCGCGACGCCCCGCGCCACCACCGGCTCGTCCGGCTGCCGCACGACGGACCGCTGGACCTGTGGGAGCTGCGGGCCCGTACGCGGGACGGGGAGTGGGAGAGGCAGTACGCGTTCACCCGGGAACCCTTCGAAGCGCCCGACTACGAGGTCATCAACTGGCACATCGCGACCAATCCGCGCTCGCCGTTCTCCCGCATGCTGTACGTCCAGCGCACCACCGGGAGCGCCCACCTGGCCCTCGCCGGCCGCACGCTCGTGGTGACGCCGCACGATCGCGGCGCCGCGAGAAAGCGGGAGCTGGCGGACACCGCCGAGGTGGCACGCGTGCTCGCGGAGGACTTCGCGCTCCGGCTCCCGGAGGGCGCGCGGCTTCCCGGCTGA
- a CDS encoding IclR family transcriptional regulator, which translates to MSQTVDRALSILPLLAQGPADLGQVAERLGVHKSTALRLLRTLHEHGLVYRQQDQRYRLGARLFALAQEAVENLDVREIAHPHLVELNENCGHTVHLAVYEENEVLYIDKVESRYPVRMYSRIGKPVAITVAAVAKLLLADLSEGERRAIAEKLDYPMYTSRSTPGAAAFLKELAAVREQGWATDLGGHEESINCVGAPIRGADGRVVAAMSVSAPNVVVTAEELLTLLPLVRRTADTISREYSGSNRPKKA; encoded by the coding sequence ATGAGTCAGACCGTCGACCGGGCGCTCAGCATCCTGCCGCTCCTCGCGCAGGGGCCCGCCGACCTCGGGCAGGTCGCCGAGCGGCTCGGCGTCCACAAGTCCACCGCGCTGCGCCTGCTCCGTACGCTCCACGAGCACGGGCTCGTCTACCGCCAGCAGGACCAGCGCTACCGCCTCGGCGCCCGACTGTTCGCGCTCGCGCAGGAGGCCGTCGAGAACCTCGACGTACGCGAGATCGCCCACCCGCACCTCGTCGAGCTGAACGAGAACTGCGGGCACACCGTCCATCTCGCCGTGTACGAGGAGAACGAGGTCCTCTACATCGACAAGGTCGAGAGCCGCTACCCGGTCCGCATGTACTCGCGGATCGGCAAGCCCGTCGCGATCACCGTCGCCGCCGTGGCCAAGCTGCTGCTCGCCGACCTGAGCGAGGGCGAGCGGCGGGCCATCGCGGAGAAGCTCGACTACCCCATGTACACGTCCCGTTCGACGCCCGGCGCCGCCGCGTTCCTCAAGGAGCTCGCCGCCGTACGCGAACAGGGCTGGGCCACCGACCTCGGCGGCCACGAGGAGTCCATCAACTGCGTCGGCGCCCCGATCCGCGGTGCCGACGGGCGCGTCGTCGCCGCGATGTCGGTCTCCGCGCCGAACGTGGTCGTCACGGCCGAGGAACTCCTCACCCTGCTCCCCCTGGTCCGTCGCACCGCCGACACCATCAGCCGGGAGTACTCCGGCAGCAACCGACCCAAGAAAGCCTGA